The proteins below come from a single Xyrauchen texanus isolate HMW12.3.18 chromosome 3, RBS_HiC_50CHRs, whole genome shotgun sequence genomic window:
- the LOC127633297 gene encoding aquaporin-3-like, producing MGRQKVMLDKIAQTLQIRNKLLRQGLAECLGTLILVMFGCGAVAQVVLSQGSHGLFLTVNLAFGFAATLGILVCGQVSGGHLNPAVTFALCLLGREKWRKFPVYFFFQTLGSFLGAAIIFAEYHDAMYDFAGDTNELLIEGEKATAGIFATYPSKHLTILNGFFDQVIGTASLIVCILAIVDPHNNPIPQGLEAFTVGFSVLVIGLSMGFNSGYAVNPARDFGPRLFTAIAGWGGEVFTARECWFLVPIFAPFLGSTIGVIVYQLMVGWHVEGETRDKSNKAMEESIKLNDVTSKDGSA from the exons ATGGGCAGGCAGAAGGTCATGCTGGATAAGATTGCACAGACTTTACAGATCCGCAACAAGCTACTGCGGCAGGGATTGGCTGAATGCTTAGGAACTCTCATCCTGGTG ATGTTTGGCTGTGGTGCAGTGGCCCAAGTTGTACTAAGTCAAGGATCTCATGGTCTCTTTCTCACCGTAAACCTTGCTTTTGGGTTTGCGGCTACCCTTGGAATCTTGGTTTGTGGCCAGGTGTCAG gAGGCCATTTAAATCCTGCAGTTACATTTGCTCTCTGCCTCTTGGGAAGAGAAAAATGGAGAAAGTTCCCTGTGTACTTTTTCTTCCAGACACTTGGATCCTTCTTGGGTGCAGCAATAATCTTTGCTGAATACCATG atgcaATGTATGACTTTGCTGGAGACACAAACGAGTTGCTTATAGAAGGAGAAAAAGCCACTGCTGGGATTTTTGCTACATACCCCAGCAAGCATCTCACTATCTTAAATGGATTTTTTGACCAG GTGATAGGCACAGCGTCTTTGATTGTCTGCATCCTGGCCATTGTGGACCCGCATAACAATCCAATACCCCAAGGTCTTGAGGCCTTCACTGTGGGGTTCAGCGTGCTGGTTATTGGCCTCTCCATGGGTTTCAATTCTGGTTATGCAGTCAACCCAGCAAGAGATTTTGGACCTCGCCTCTTCACCGCCATTGCAGGCTGGGGCGGGGAAGTCTTTAC TGCCAGGGAATGTTGGTTTTTGGTGCCCATCTTTGCCCCCTTCCTGGGATCCACAATTGGTGTGATTGTGTACCAGCTAATGGTAGGTTGGCATGTGGAGGGAGAAACACGTGACAAGAGTAACAAAGCTATGGAAGAGTCTATCAAGCTCAATGACGTCACCAGCAAGGATGGATCTGCGTGA